Proteins found in one Rhodobacter capsulatus SB 1003 genomic segment:
- a CDS encoding ABC transporter ATP-binding protein, producing MTQRGLALQIEGLRLCGEGGRQLLQIPRLQIAAGAAVVLRGPSGAGKSTLLHVLAGLITPQAGRVLWGGTDIAALRDGPRAAFRRATIGLVFQDPLLFEELSAQDNAALTALYAPAAARAEIAARAEAALARLGLSPAGRRAAASYSGGERQRIAVARALAGDPAVLLADEPTASLDRANADRLSADLIALARQRGQTLIVASHDPALMALAGRVIDLRDGEIAEAQHG from the coding sequence GTGACACAGCGCGGGCTTGCTCTGCAGATCGAGGGGCTGCGGCTGTGCGGCGAGGGCGGGCGGCAGTTGCTGCAGATCCCGCGGCTGCAGATCGCGGCGGGAGCGGCGGTGGTGCTGCGCGGCCCCTCGGGGGCGGGGAAATCGACGCTGCTGCATGTTCTGGCCGGGTTGATCACGCCGCAGGCGGGGCGGGTGCTCTGGGGCGGCACCGATATTGCCGCGCTGCGCGATGGCCCGCGCGCGGCGTTCCGGCGGGCGACGATCGGCCTCGTGTTTCAGGATCCGCTGCTGTTCGAGGAATTGTCGGCACAGGACAATGCCGCGCTGACCGCGCTTTATGCGCCCGCCGCGGCGCGGGCAGAGATTGCCGCCCGGGCGGAAGCGGCCCTGGCGCGGCTGGGATTGAGCCCGGCCGGGCGGCGGGCCGCGGCCAGCTATTCGGGCGGCGAACGGCAGCGCATCGCCGTGGCCCGGGCGCTGGCCGGTGATCCGGCGGTGCTGCTGGCCGACGAGCCGACGGCCAGCCTTGATCGTGCCAATGCCGACCGGCTCTCGGCCGATCTGATCGCGCTGGCGCGGCAGAGGGGGCAGACGCTGATCGTCGCCAGCCATGATCCGGCGCTGATGGCGCTGGCCGGGCGGGTGATCGATCTGCGCGACGGAGAGATTGCGGAGGCACAGCATGGCTGA
- a CDS encoding alkaline phosphatase, which translates to MTRLLLSTALCLASSVAVLAGDLPQAQSDWFKAGQAKIAERMTVAPITKPAKNVILFTADGNGVGTNYAIRLFSGQQAGGLGDDYVQPQETFPHVALVKTYSSNGQTPDSAPTAAAMNSGIKTKNGMINVLDTVNVGDCAAGATAGTKTFAEIVSDMGKSVGVLSTARITHATPAAVYARTVDRDWEDPSKMPEGCTQKDIAAQLIDQIKAGVIDVAMGGGRAHFLPKDVKDVEGKDGKRPDGRDLVAEAKALGAEVVFGEEDFTALDLSGKAPVLGLFESSHMKYETDRTGEPSLAEMTEAAIKALSTNENGFYLNIEGGRVDHANHDGNLYRTVTDGKAFADAIAVAMKMTNPEETLIIVTADHEHAISFNGYCGRGSNVLGLCMEENEQGVTHTGKPNLADDGKPYTVAGYLNGVGSVLVKQADGSFSGARPEVTEEQATDKDYIQQALVPMQSETHSGEDVAVYARGPWAHLFGGVIEQNVIFHVMNHAVKPE; encoded by the coding sequence ATGACTCGTCTTCTTCTTTCCACCGCGCTTTGCCTTGCCAGCTCGGTCGCCGTTCTGGCCGGGGATCTGCCGCAGGCGCAAAGCGACTGGTTCAAGGCCGGGCAAGCCAAGATCGCCGAGCGCATGACGGTGGCGCCGATCACCAAGCCCGCGAAGAACGTGATCCTGTTCACCGCCGACGGCAATGGCGTGGGCACGAACTATGCGATCCGGCTGTTCTCGGGCCAACAGGCCGGGGGTCTGGGCGACGATTACGTGCAGCCGCAGGAAACCTTTCCGCATGTGGCGCTGGTGAAGACCTATTCCTCGAACGGCCAGACCCCGGATTCGGCACCGACGGCGGCGGCGATGAATTCGGGGATCAAGACGAAGAACGGCATGATCAACGTGCTGGACACCGTCAATGTCGGCGATTGCGCCGCGGGGGCGACGGCGGGCACGAAGACCTTTGCCGAGATCGTGTCGGACATGGGCAAGTCGGTCGGCGTTCTGTCCACCGCGCGCATCACCCATGCGACGCCCGCGGCGGTCTATGCCCGCACCGTCGACCGCGATTGGGAAGATCCCTCGAAGATGCCCGAGGGCTGCACGCAAAAGGACATCGCCGCCCAGCTGATCGACCAGATCAAGGCCGGGGTGATCGACGTGGCGATGGGCGGCGGCCGGGCGCATTTCCTGCCCAAGGACGTCAAGGATGTCGAGGGCAAGGACGGCAAGCGCCCCGATGGCCGCGATCTGGTCGCCGAGGCCAAGGCGCTGGGCGCCGAAGTGGTGTTCGGCGAGGAGGACTTCACCGCGCTCGATCTGAGCGGCAAGGCCCCGGTGCTGGGTCTTTTTGAATCGAGCCACATGAAATACGAGACCGACCGCACCGGCGAGCCCTCGCTGGCGGAAATGACCGAGGCCGCGATCAAGGCGCTCTCGACGAACGAGAACGGCTTTTATCTGAACATCGAGGGCGGCCGGGTCGACCATGCCAACCATGACGGCAACCTTTACCGCACCGTCACCGACGGCAAGGCTTTCGCCGATGCGATCGCCGTGGCGATGAAGATGACGAACCCGGAAGAGACGCTGATCATCGTCACCGCCGACCATGAACATGCGATCAGCTTCAACGGCTATTGCGGCCGCGGCTCGAACGTCCTTGGCCTGTGCATGGAGGAAAACGAGCAGGGCGTGACCCATACCGGCAAGCCCAATCTGGCCGATGACGGCAAGCCCTATACCGTGGCGGGCTATCTGAACGGCGTCGGCTCGGTGCTGGTGAAACAGGCCGACGGCAGCTTCTCGGGCGCGCGGCCCGAGGTGACCGAGGAACAGGCGACCGACAAGGATTACATTCAGCAGGCTTTGGTGCCGATGCAGTCCGAAACTCATTCCGGCGAGGATGTGGCGGTCTATGCCCGTGGCCCCTGGGCGCATCTCTTCGGCGGCGTGATCGAGCAGAACGTGATCTTCCACGTGATGAACCACGCCGTGAAGCCCGAGTGA
- a CDS encoding error-prone DNA polymerase: protein MNVFPGPNTQNSTAYAELCVTSNFTFLTGASHPEELVARAAELGLAAIAITDRNSLAGVVRAFSALKTLRQETEALRIRSASRTDPSSRQSLDPAAPLPRPETPDLPRLIIGTRLALRDCATEFLALPTDRPAYERLSQLLTLGKRRAGKGDCALNLDDLVAGGAGLILIALPPPELALALAPLHRLQRQFPGQVFLGAAPRYDGTDQAWFRGCADLALRASTPMVAVGDVLMHRAARRPLADVLTCLRAGLTIDAIGTRALPNAERRLKGPAEMARLFRHHPAAIRRTLEIAARCAFDLAELSYDYPGEDDTEPPQARLERLAQEGLARRYPQGASERVHQLLAKELGLVGELGYAPYFLTVQDIVQFARSRGILCQGRGSAANSILCYLLGITDVSPDMIGMVFERFISRHRGEPPDIDVDFEHERREEVIQWIYEKYGRDRAGLCATVIHFRTRAAIREVGKVMGLSADVTAALAGQIWGLSNRGADPARLREIGLNPEDRRLALTIRLISEIIGFPRHLSQHVGGFVITRGRLDALCPIENAAMEGRTCIEWDKDDIDALGILKVDVLSLGMLTCLRKSFDLLERHKGLRLDLAKVPQEDPATYAMLTRADAVGVFQVESRAQMNFLPRMKPATFYDLVIEVAIVRPGPIQGGMVKPYIRRRQGLEAPEPFGPALAAVTAKTLGVPLFQEQAMQIAVVGAGYSAEEADQLRRSLASFRRMGTIGAHRDRFVSGMTERGYPLAVAEACFAQIEGFADYGFPESHAAAFAMLTYVSSWLKCHHPEIFACALLNSQPMGFYAPAQIVRDLREHGVEVRPICVNRSDWDNALERRADGRLALRLGFRQIKGFRAEDAGWIVAARGNGYPDVESLWLRAGLLPSPLERLAEADAFAGLGLTRRDALWAVRAIRAPKPLPLFANPLDGEGGIEPAVTLPPMHLGEEVVEDYIALRLTLRAHPMELLRPGLPGLTCHDRLVTAPLQRTAVCGLVITRQRPGTASGVIFLTLEDETGVANIVVWPKVYERFRRAVMGGRLLRVTGRLEREGIVVHLIAERIEDLSPRLSELGHPLDGAIGQTRPEADDAPRTPARPARQPPRAQHPREQAKRLFPSRDFH from the coding sequence ATGAACGTTTTTCCTGGCCCAAATACGCAAAATTCCACCGCCTATGCCGAGCTCTGCGTGACCTCGAATTTCACCTTTCTGACCGGCGCCTCCCACCCCGAGGAACTGGTGGCCCGGGCCGCCGAGCTGGGGCTGGCGGCCATCGCGATCACCGACCGCAATTCGCTGGCCGGGGTGGTGCGGGCCTTTTCGGCGCTGAAAACCCTGCGGCAGGAGACCGAGGCTTTGCGCATCCGTTCGGCCAGCCGGACCGATCCCTCCTCGCGCCAAAGCCTCGACCCCGCCGCGCCGCTGCCCCGGCCCGAAACCCCGGATCTGCCGCGGCTGATCATCGGCACGCGGCTGGCCCTGCGCGATTGCGCGACGGAATTTCTGGCTCTGCCGACCGACCGCCCGGCCTATGAGCGGCTCTCGCAGCTTCTCACCCTTGGCAAGCGGCGGGCTGGCAAGGGCGATTGCGCCCTGAACCTTGACGATCTGGTCGCGGGCGGGGCCGGGCTGATCCTGATCGCCCTGCCGCCGCCCGAGCTGGCCCTCGCGCTGGCGCCCTTGCACCGGCTGCAGCGGCAGTTTCCCGGCCAGGTCTTTCTCGGCGCCGCGCCGCGCTATGACGGCACCGATCAGGCCTGGTTTCGCGGCTGCGCCGATCTCGCCCTGCGGGCCTCGACGCCGATGGTGGCGGTGGGCGACGTGCTGATGCACCGCGCCGCCCGCCGCCCCTTGGCCGATGTGCTGACCTGCCTGCGCGCGGGGCTGACCATCGACGCCATCGGCACCCGGGCGCTGCCCAATGCCGAGCGCCGCCTGAAAGGCCCGGCCGAGATGGCGCGGCTCTTTCGTCACCACCCCGCCGCGATCCGCCGCACGCTGGAGATTGCCGCGCGTTGCGCCTTTGACCTTGCGGAACTCAGCTATGATTACCCCGGCGAGGATGACACCGAACCGCCGCAGGCCCGGCTGGAACGGCTGGCGCAGGAGGGATTGGCCCGGCGTTACCCGCAGGGCGCGTCCGAGCGGGTGCATCAACTGCTGGCCAAGGAACTCGGCCTGGTCGGGGAACTCGGCTATGCGCCCTATTTCCTGACCGTGCAGGACATCGTGCAATTCGCCCGCTCGCGCGGCATCCTTTGTCAGGGGCGCGGCTCGGCCGCCAATTCGATCCTGTGCTATCTGCTTGGGATCACGGATGTTTCCCCCGACATGATCGGCATGGTGTTTGAACGCTTCATCTCGCGCCATCGCGGCGAGCCGCCCGATATCGACGTCGATTTCGAACATGAACGCCGCGAGGAGGTGATCCAGTGGATCTATGAGAAATACGGCCGCGACCGCGCCGGGCTTTGCGCCACGGTGATCCATTTCCGCACCCGCGCCGCGATCCGCGAGGTGGGCAAGGTGATGGGCCTCTCGGCCGATGTCACCGCGGCGCTTGCGGGGCAGATCTGGGGCCTGTCGAACCGCGGCGCCGATCCGGCCCGCCTGCGCGAGATCGGCCTCAACCCCGAAGACCGCCGCCTTGCGCTGACGATCCGGCTGATTTCCGAGATCATCGGCTTTCCCCGTCATCTGAGCCAACATGTCGGCGGTTTCGTCATCACCCGCGGGCGGCTCGACGCGCTCTGCCCGATCGAAAACGCCGCGATGGAGGGGCGCACCTGCATCGAATGGGACAAGGACGACATCGACGCGCTCGGCATCCTCAAGGTCGATGTGCTCAGCCTTGGCATGCTGACCTGCCTGCGCAAAAGCTTCGATCTGCTGGAACGCCACAAGGGGTTGCGGCTGGATCTGGCCAAGGTACCACAGGAAGACCCCGCCACCTATGCGATGCTGACGCGCGCCGATGCGGTGGGGGTGTTTCAGGTCGAAAGCCGGGCGCAGATGAATTTCCTGCCGCGGATGAAGCCCGCCACCTTCTACGATCTGGTGATCGAGGTGGCGATCGTCCGCCCCGGCCCGATTCAGGGCGGCATGGTCAAACCCTATATCCGCCGCCGTCAGGGGCTGGAGGCGCCCGAACCCTTTGGCCCCGCGCTGGCTGCGGTGACGGCCAAAACCCTCGGCGTGCCGCTGTTTCAGGAACAGGCGATGCAGATTGCCGTCGTCGGCGCGGGCTATTCCGCCGAAGAGGCCGATCAGCTGCGCCGCTCGCTCGCCTCGTTCCGGCGCATGGGCACGATCGGCGCGCATCGCGACCGCTTTGTCTCCGGCATGACCGAGCGCGGCTATCCGCTCGCCGTGGCCGAGGCCTGTTTCGCCCAGATCGAGGGCTTTGCCGATTACGGTTTCCCCGAAAGCCATGCTGCAGCTTTCGCGATGCTGACCTATGTCTCGTCCTGGCTGAAATGCCACCACCCCGAGATCTTCGCCTGCGCTTTGCTCAATTCCCAGCCGATGGGCTTTTACGCCCCGGCGCAGATCGTGCGCGATCTGCGCGAGCATGGGGTGGAGGTGCGGCCGATTTGCGTGAACCGTTCCGACTGGGACAATGCGCTGGAGCGGCGGGCCGACGGGCGGCTGGCGCTGCGGCTGGGCTTTCGGCAGATCAAGGGCTTTCGCGCCGAGGATGCGGGCTGGATCGTCGCCGCGCGCGGCAATGGCTACCCGGATGTCGAAAGCCTGTGGCTGCGCGCGGGGCTCTTGCCCAGCCCGCTCGAGCGGCTGGCCGAGGCGGATGCTTTCGCGGGTCTTGGCCTGACGCGGCGGGATGCGCTTTGGGCGGTGCGGGCGATCCGGGCGCCGAAGCCCCTGCCCCTTTTCGCCAATCCGCTGGATGGCGAGGGCGGGATCGAGCCCGCCGTGACCCTGCCGCCGATGCATCTGGGCGAGGAGGTGGTCGAGGATTACATCGCCCTGCGCCTGACCCTGCGCGCTCATCCGATGGAGCTTTTGCGCCCCGGCCTGCCCGGTCTGACCTGCCACGACCGGCTGGTGACGGCGCCACTGCAGCGCACCGCCGTCTGCGGTCTGGTGATCACCCGCCAGCGCCCCGGCACCGCCTCTGGGGTGATCTTCCTGACCCTCGAAGACGAAACCGGCGTCGCGAATATCGTCGTCTGGCCCAAGGTCTACGAGCGTTTTCGCCGTGCCGTGATGGGCGGGCGGCTGCTTCGTGTCACCGGGCGGCTGGAACGCGAGGGGATCGTGGTGCATCTGATCGCCGAGCGGATCGAGGATCTGTCACCGCGGCTTTCCGAGCTGGGCCACCCGCTGGACGGCGCCATCGGCCAGACCCGGCCCGAGGCCGACGATGCCCCCCGCACGCCGGCGCGGCCCGCCCGCCAGCCGCCCCGGGCGCAGCATCCGCGCGAACAGGCCAAGCGGCTTTTCCCCAGCCGGGATTTCCACTGA
- a CDS encoding DUF2076 domain-containing protein — protein sequence MDTNDRQAIAGLFEKLTQVERQMPVRDPEAERFIGEAITRQPGAPYYMAQTVVVQEHALNAAEARIAALEADLAEARKAPQGGGFLSGLFGGGAPRRSAPMGQPLPQGAPGGFLAGAVQTAMGVAGGMLLANAVAGMFAGEAQAGEPEAEPEMEDPGFDDSGEW from the coding sequence ATGGACACCAACGACCGTCAGGCCATCGCCGGCCTTTTCGAAAAGCTGACGCAGGTCGAACGGCAGATGCCCGTCCGCGATCCCGAGGCGGAGCGTTTCATCGGCGAGGCGATCACCCGCCAGCCCGGCGCGCCCTATTACATGGCGCAGACGGTGGTGGTGCAGGAACATGCGCTGAACGCGGCCGAGGCGCGGATCGCCGCGCTGGAGGCCGATCTGGCCGAGGCGCGGAAAGCGCCGCAGGGCGGCGGGTTCCTCTCCGGGCTGTTCGGCGGCGGGGCGCCGCGGCGGTCGGCGCCGATGGGTCAACCGCTGCCGCAGGGCGCACCGGGCGGGTTCCTGGCCGGGGCGGTGCAGACGGCGATGGGGGTGGCGGGCGGCATGCTGCTGGCCAATGCCGTCGCCGGGATGTTCGCGGGCGAGGCACAGGCGGGCGAACCCGAGGCGGAGCCCGAGATGGAAGATCCGGGTTTCGACGACAGCGGCGAGTGGTAA
- a CDS encoding RsmB/NOP family class I SAM-dependent RNA methyltransferase, with the protein MTPAARLQAILDLMSEIDTVPRPADAIVSAWFRARRQIGDADRGEIIAQLQELLRHQARLGWWLDRHGRKDTHRNRLLAFLALVERRKPDQLKRLFSGAKYAPSILTEAEATLVVKLQGLPVDHPAMPEELRLECPDWAAAALRRRFGTDFETEMAAMLTPPPLDLRVNTLKTTREHSLRALRDIGLPAEVSAVAPFGIRVSARLSLAHLPGLKTGEIEIQDEGSQLVALLVDARPGDRVVDFCAGAGGKTLAIAAQMQNKGRIIACDVNEGRLKRCAERARRAGLQNAETRLLSSETDRWVKRHKAGFDRVLVDAPCSGTGTWRRNPDARWRSPQEQGLDNLAALQGRILASAARLVKPGGRLVYATCSLLSEENEDRVAAFLAAHPEFSVVPLAEVAPQLTGSAHPDYLSLTPARHDTDGFFAAVLQRAAVAEAPSEDAA; encoded by the coding sequence GTGACCCCTGCTGCCCGGCTGCAAGCCATCCTTGACCTGATGTCCGAGATCGACACCGTTCCGCGTCCCGCCGATGCGATCGTCTCGGCCTGGTTCCGCGCCCGCCGCCAGATCGGCGATGCCGACCGCGGCGAGATCATCGCCCAGCTGCAGGAGCTGCTGCGCCATCAGGCCCGGCTGGGCTGGTGGCTCGATCGGCACGGCCGCAAGGACACCCATCGCAACCGGCTGCTGGCCTTTCTGGCGCTGGTCGAGCGGCGCAAGCCGGATCAGCTGAAACGGCTGTTCAGCGGCGCGAAATATGCGCCCTCGATCCTGACCGAGGCGGAAGCGACGCTGGTGGTGAAGCTGCAGGGCCTCCCCGTCGATCACCCCGCCATGCCCGAGGAGCTGCGGCTCGAATGCCCCGATTGGGCGGCCGCGGCCTTGCGGCGCCGCTTTGGCACCGATTTCGAAACCGAGATGGCGGCGATGCTGACGCCGCCGCCGCTCGATCTGCGGGTGAACACGCTGAAAACCACGCGCGAGCACTCCCTGCGGGCGCTGCGTGACATCGGTCTTCCGGCCGAGGTCTCGGCGGTGGCGCCCTTTGGCATCCGGGTCAGCGCGCGGCTGTCGCTGGCGCATCTGCCCGGGCTGAAGACCGGCGAGATCGAGATTCAGGACGAAGGCTCGCAGCTGGTGGCGCTGCTCGTCGATGCGAGGCCCGGCGATCGCGTGGTGGATTTCTGCGCCGGGGCGGGCGGCAAGACGCTGGCGATCGCGGCGCAGATGCAAAACAAGGGCCGGATCATCGCCTGCGACGTGAACGAGGGGCGGCTGAAACGCTGCGCCGAACGCGCGCGGCGGGCCGGGCTGCAGAATGCCGAAACGCGGCTGCTGAGCAGCGAAACCGACCGCTGGGTGAAACGGCACAAGGCCGGTTTCGACCGGGTTCTGGTCGATGCGCCCTGCTCCGGCACCGGCACCTGGCGGCGCAATCCCGATGCCCGCTGGCGCTCGCCGCAGGAGCAGGGGCTGGACAATCTTGCGGCGCTGCAGGGGCGGATCCTGGCCAGCGCGGCGCGGCTGGTGAAGCCCGGCGGGCGGCTGGTCTATGCCACCTGCTCGCTGCTCTCCGAGGAAAACGAGGATCGGGTGGCGGCCTTTCTGGCCGCGCATCCCGAATTTTCCGTGGTGCCGCTGGCCGAGGTGGCGCCGCAGCTGACCGGCTCGGCCCATCCCGACTATCTGTCGCTGACGCCCGCGCGGCATGACACCGACGGCTTCTTTGCCGCCGTGCTGCAACGCGCCGCCGTGGCAGAGGCCCCGTCCGAAGACGCGGCCTGA
- a CDS encoding DUF6635 family protein has product MTAAPALPPHSLHLPRSRARVAAFVARHLTGAGTLRLHRAALGLDLLRAPANVALAPVLLACRGGARLAGALRLPRVSAWLATRPVLFRTRVSAQIEAALLRDLFGAPLPETDRSPGRAALTAALFAAPELREPLAQHPDGGKAAAQRVMAVLTDYTGTRAAVAELTTALVTIALGAVLFQALTPGMFSIAPGLAEAVSREAAVAGFPLGETLGGFWYGLFPTAPGPWLTGLTLVGLMSVSGFVTAFAGCLADPVQARLGLHRRRLLRLIDTVEAELSGAQDRPFATREHYLVRVFDLWDAALSLLRALRG; this is encoded by the coding sequence ATGACCGCTGCCCCCGCCTTGCCGCCCCATTCCCTTCACCTGCCGCGCAGCCGCGCGCGGGTGGCGGCTTTCGTGGCCCGGCATCTGACCGGCGCGGGCACGCTGCGGCTGCACCGGGCGGCGCTGGGCCTTGATCTGCTGCGCGCGCCTGCGAATGTCGCCTTGGCGCCGGTGCTGCTGGCCTGTCGCGGCGGCGCCCGGCTGGCGGGCGCCCTGCGGCTGCCCCGGGTGTCGGCCTGGCTTGCGACCCGGCCGGTGCTTTTTCGCACCCGGGTTTCGGCGCAGATCGAGGCGGCGCTTTTGCGCGATCTTTTCGGGGCGCCGCTGCCCGAGACCGATCGCAGCCCGGGCCGGGCCGCGCTGACCGCCGCGCTTTTCGCCGCGCCGGAGCTGCGCGAGCCGCTGGCGCAGCATCCCGACGGCGGCAAGGCGGCGGCGCAACGGGTGATGGCGGTCCTGACCGATTACACCGGCACAAGGGCCGCGGTGGCGGAACTGACCACCGCGCTGGTGACGATCGCGCTTGGCGCGGTGCTGTTTCAGGCGCTGACGCCGGGGATGTTCTCGATCGCGCCCGGTCTGGCCGAGGCGGTGTCGCGCGAAGCCGCCGTGGCCGGGTTTCCGCTGGGCGAGACCCTGGGCGGGTTTTGGTACGGGCTGTTTCCGACCGCGCCCGGGCCCTGGCTGACCGGCTTGACGCTGGTCGGGCTGATGTCGGTCAGCGGTTTTGTCACCGCCTTTGCGGGCTGTCTGGCCGATCCGGTGCAGGCGCGGCTGGGCCTGCATCGCCGCCGCCTGCTGCGCCTGATCGACACGGTCGAGGCCGAGCTGTCCGGCGCGCAGGACCGCCCCTTTGCGACGCGCGAACATTACCTTGTGCGGGTCTTCGATCTTTGGGATGCCGCCCTGTCGCTGCTGCGAGCCCTGCGGGGCTGA
- a CDS encoding YgiQ family radical SAM protein, protein MSRAEMAALGWEACDIVLVTGDAYVDHPSFGMAIIGRLLESQGFRVGILSQPDWHSAEPFKALGKPRLFFGVTGGNMDSMVNRYTSDRRLRSDDAYTAGGEGGRRPDRSTIVYTQRCREAFKDVPVILGGIEASLRRIAHYDYWSDKVRRSILADAKADLLLYGNAERAVVEVANRLAAGESPRDLADIRGVALFRPVPEGFTELPADDLDSADEGASRTAGNTVIRLPSFEQVETDREAYARASRVLHREANPGNARPLVQAHGDRDLWLNPPPIPLSSAEMDAVYDLPYARAPHPSYGGAKIPAWDMIKTSVTVMRGCFGGCTFCSITEHEGRVIQSRSEASILREIEAIRDKTPGFAGVISDIGGPTANMYRMACKDPKVQAACRLPSCVFPDICPNLDTSHDDLIRLYRKVREVKGIKKVMVASGVRYDLAVKSPEYIKELVTHHVGGYLKIAPEHTERGPLELMMKPGIGTYDRFKEMFDAAAKQAGKKYFLIPYFIAAHPGTTDEDMLNLALWLKKNRYRADQVQTFLPSPMATSTTMYHTGVNPLKGVRRGASEPVGTVRGTRQRRLHKAFLRYHDPDNWPLLRDALKEMGRADLIGTGANHLVPGHQPPGTGKTVAGKTVAGKAAPKRSSSRPGPGAKTFTTKGVPFPKFPKK, encoded by the coding sequence ATGAGCCGCGCCGAAATGGCGGCGCTTGGCTGGGAGGCTTGCGACATCGTCCTTGTCACCGGCGACGCCTATGTCGATCATCCCAGCTTCGGCATGGCGATCATCGGCCGGTTGCTGGAATCACAGGGCTTCCGCGTCGGCATCCTGTCGCAGCCCGACTGGCACTCGGCCGAGCCGTTCAAGGCGCTGGGCAAGCCGCGGCTTTTCTTTGGCGTCACCGGCGGCAACATGGATTCGATGGTGAACCGCTACACCTCGGACCGGCGCCTGCGCAGCGATGACGCCTATACCGCGGGCGGCGAGGGCGGCAGGCGGCCTGACCGCTCCACCATCGTCTATACCCAGCGCTGCCGCGAAGCCTTCAAGGATGTGCCGGTGATCCTGGGCGGCATCGAGGCCTCGCTGCGCCGGATCGCGCATTACGATTACTGGTCGGACAAGGTCCGCCGCTCGATCCTGGCCGATGCCAAGGCGGATCTTTTGCTTTACGGCAATGCCGAACGCGCCGTGGTCGAGGTGGCCAACCGGCTGGCGGCGGGCGAAAGCCCCCGCGATCTGGCCGATATCCGCGGCGTGGCCCTGTTCCGCCCGGTGCCCGAGGGCTTCACCGAACTGCCCGCCGATGATCTGGACAGCGCCGACGAGGGCGCCAGCCGCACCGCGGGCAACACGGTGATCCGGCTGCCGTCCTTCGAGCAGGTCGAGACCGACCGCGAGGCCTATGCCCGCGCCTCGCGCGTGCTGCACCGCGAGGCCAATCCGGGCAATGCCCGCCCCCTGGTGCAGGCCCACGGCGACCGCGACCTGTGGCTGAACCCGCCGCCGATCCCGCTGTCTTCGGCGGAAATGGACGCGGTCTATGACCTGCCTTACGCCCGGGCGCCGCATCCCTCCTATGGCGGGGCGAAGATCCCGGCCTGGGACATGATCAAGACCTCGGTCACGGTGATGCGCGGCTGCTTTGGCGGCTGCACCTTCTGCTCGATCACCGAACATGAAGGCCGGGTGATCCAGAGCCGCTCGGAAGCCTCGATCCTGCGCGAAATCGAGGCGATCCGCGACAAGACCCCGGGCTTTGCGGGGGTGATTTCCGACATCGGCGGGCCGACGGCGAACATGTACCGGATGGCCTGCAAGGACCCGAAGGTGCAGGCCGCCTGCCGCCTGCCGTCTTGCGTCTTTCCCGACATCTGCCCGAACCTTGACACCTCGCATGACGATCTGATCCGGCTTTACCGCAAGGTGCGCGAGGTGAAGGGGATCAAGAAGGTGATGGTGGCCTCGGGCGTGCGCTATGATCTGGCGGTGAAAAGCCCCGAATACATCAAGGAGCTGGTGACCCATCACGTCGGCGGTTACCTCAAGATCGCGCCCGAACATACCGAACGCGGTCCGCTCGAGCTGATGATGAAGCCCGGGATCGGCACCTATGACCGGTTCAAGGAGATGTTCGACGCCGCGGCGAAACAGGCGGGCAAGAAATACTTCCTGATCCCCTATTTCATCGCCGCCCATCCCGGCACCACCGATGAAGACATGCTGAACCTGGCGCTGTGGCTGAAAAAGAACCGCTATCGCGCCGATCAGGTGCAGACCTTCCTGCCCTCGCCGATGGCGACCTCGACGACGATGTATCACACCGGGGTCAACCCGCTGAAAGGCGTGCGGCGCGGCGCCTCGGAGCCGGTCGGCACCGTGCGCGGCACAAGGCAGCGCCGCCTGCACAAGGCGTTTTTGCGCTATCACGACCCCGACAACTGGCCGCTGCTGCGCGACGCGCTGAAAGAGATGGGCCGGGCCGATCTGATCGGCACCGGGGCAAACCATCTGGTGCCCGGGCATCAGCCGCCCGGAACCGGCAAGACCGTTGCGGGCAAGACGGTTGCCGGAAAGGCCGCGCCGAAGCGCAGCTCCTCGCGGCCGGGGCCGGGGGCGAAGACCTTCACCACCAAGGGCGTGCCGTTTCCGAAATTCCCGAAGAAATGA